One window of the Canis aureus isolate CA01 chromosome 1, VMU_Caureus_v.1.0, whole genome shotgun sequence genome contains the following:
- the BICRA gene encoding BRD4-interacting chromatin-remodeling complex-associated protein isoform X1, producing the protein MSRRRASKWLLDLGPSRQVGCVSRGWELETHSTRLDGDDLLDNPGEAQSAFYEGPGLHVQEASGNHLSPEPTQPAPSVDLDFLEDAILGSPAAGGGGGGGGGADQPCDILQQSLQEANITEQTLEAEAELDLGPFQLPTLQPADGGAGPAGAGGAAAVAAGPQALFPGGTDLLGLQAPPTVLTHQALVPPQDVVNKALSVQPFLQPVGLGNVTLQPIPGLQGLPNGSPGGATAATLGLAPIQVVGQPVMALNPPTSQLLAKQVPVSGYLASAAGPSEPVTLASAGVSPQGAGLVIQKNLPTAVATTLNGNSVFGGAGAATAAASGAPSGQPLAVAPGLGTSPLVPAPNVILHRTPTPIQPKPAGVLPPKLYQLTPKPFAPAGTTLTIQGEAGGLPQQPKAPQNLTFMAAGKAGQNVVLSGFPAPALPANVFKQPPATTTGAAPPQPPGALSKPMSVHLLNQGSSIVIPAQHMLPGQNQFLLPGAPAVQLPQTLSALPTNVGGQILAAAAPHAGGQLIANPILTNQNLAGPLSLGPVLAPHSGTHSAAHILSAAPIQVGQPALFQMPVSLAAGSLPTQSQPAPTGPAATTVLQGVTLPPSAVAMLNAPDGLVQPATPAAAGEAAPVLAVQTAPQAPPAVSTPLPLGLQPPPPAQQQPQQQQPPPPPQAPTPQATAPPQATTPQPSPGLASSPEKIVLGQPPSAATTAILTQDSLQMFLPQERSQQPLSADGPHLSVPASVIVSAPPPAQDPAPSTPIAKGAGLGPQAPDSQASPAPAPQIPAAAPLKGPGPSSSPSLPHQAPLGDSPHLPSPHPARPPSRPPSRPHSRPPSQPQSLSRPPSEPTLHPCPPPQAPPTLPGIFVIQNQLGVPPPASTPAPTAPGPPQPPLRPPSQPPEGPLPPAPHLPPASTSSGAASTDTSTRLPAPTPADFQLQFPPGQGPHKSPTPPPTLHLLPEPAAPPPPPPRTFQMVTTPFPALSQPKALLERFHQVPSGIILQNKAGGAPATPQTSANLGPLASPTASVLVGGQAPSGTPAAPSHPPAPAPVATAGLPPLLPAESKAFASNLPTLSVAKAAVAGPGKSSGLQYESKMSSLKKPPTLQPSKEACFLEHLHKHQGSVLHPDYKTAFPSFEDALHRLLPYHVYQGALPSPNDYHKVDEEFETVSTQLLKRTQAMLNKYRLLLLEESRRVSPSAEMVMIDRMFIQEEKTTLALDKQLAKEKPDEYVSSSRSLGLPIAASSEGHRLPGHGPPPSSASGAPAQPPLHLPTKLVIRHGGAGGSPSVTWARASSSLSSSSSSSAASSLDADEDGPMPSRNRPPIKTYEARSRIGLKLKIKQEAGLSKVVHNTALDPVHQPPPPAALKAAEPPPRPPPPPPAPGQMNGTVDHPPPAAADRKPPALAPHCPRLPLRKTYRENVEALGGGAGEGAGAGAGAGAARARGGSPAPLPTKVDEATSGLIRELAAVEDELYQRMLKGAPPEPAAGAGQGSGSRDPGWEAPPAKRRKSESPDVDQASFSSDSPQDDTLTEHLQSAIDSILNLQQAPGRTPAPPYPHAAPTAVPPASPSPLHRPEAYPPSSHNGGLGARTLNR; encoded by the exons ATGTCGAGGAGGAGAGCGTCAAAGTGGCTCCTGGATTTGGGCCCAAGCCGCCAAGTCGGTTGTGTCTCTAGAGGTTGGGAACTTGAAACCCACTCCACAAGG CTCGATGGTGATGACCTCCTGGATAATCCCGGGGAGGCCCAAAGTGCCTTCTATGAAGGTCCTGGG CTCCATGTGCAAGAAGCTTCTGGCAACCACTTGAGCCCAGAGCCCACGCAGCCAGCCCCCAGCGTGGACCTAGACTTCCTGGAAGATGCGATCCTGGGCTCGCCTGCCgcagggggcggcggcgggggtggTGGAGGCGCCGACCAGCCCTGCGACATCCTCCAGCAGAGCCTCCAAGAGGCCAATATCACTGAGCAGACACTTGAGGCCGAGGCCGAGCTGGACCTGGGCCCCTTCCAGCTGCCCACCCTCCAGCCCGCCGATGGTGGAGCAGGCCCGGCCGGCGCTGGTGGGGCCGCTGCCGTGGCCGCTGGGCCCCAGGCCCTGTTCCCGGGCGGCACCGacctgctggggctgcaggcccCGCCCACCGTGCTGACCCACCAGGCCTTGGTGCCACCCCAGGACGTGGTCAACAAAGCCCTGAGCGTCCAGCCCTTCCTGCAGCCCGTGGGCCTGGGCAATGTGACCCTGCAGcccatcccgggcctccagggccTGCCCAACGGCAGTCCCGGGGGCGCCACGGCGGCCACGCTCGGCCTGGCGCCCATCCAGGTGGTGGGCCAGCCCGTCATGGCACTCAACCCGCCCACCTCCCAGCTCCTGGCCAAGCAGGTGCCCGTCAGCGGCTATCTGGCCTCGGCGGCCGGCCCCTCGGAGCCGGTGACCCTGGCATCGGCCGGCGTCTCGCCCCAGGGGGCCGGCCTGGTCATTCAGAAGAACCTCCCCACCGCCGTGGCCACCACGCTCAATGGGAACTCGGTGTTCGGAGGGGCGGGAGCTGCCACGGCGGCGGCCAGCGGGGCGCCCTCGGGGCAGCCGCTGGCGGTGGCCCCCGGCCTCGGCACTTCGCCGCTGGTTCCGGCGCCCAACGTGATCCTGCATCGCACGCCCACGCCCATCCAGCCCAAGCCTGCCGGCGTGCTGCCCCCCAAGCTCTACCAGCTGACACCCAAGCCGTTCGCCCCCGCGGGCACCACACTCACCATCCAGGGCGAGGCCGGGGGCCTCCCGCAGCAGCCCAAGGCCCCCCAGAACCTGACTTTCATGGCAGCGGGCAAGGCCGGCCAGAACGTGGTGCTGTCGGGCTTCCCCGCGCCTGCCCTGCCGGCCAATGTCTTCAAGCAGCCTCCGGCCACCACGACGGGCGCCGCCCCGCCGCAGCCCCCCGGGGCCCTGAGCAAGCCCATGAGCGTCCACCTGTTGAACCAGGGCAGCAGCATCGTCATCCCCGCCCAGCACATGCTGCCGGGCCAGAACCAGTTCCTGCTGCCCGGCGCGCCCGCTGTCCAGCTCCCCCAGACGCTCTCGGCCCTGCCCACCAATGTCGGGGGGCAGATCCTGGCGGCCGCGGCCCCCCACGCGGGCGGACAGCTCATCGCAAACCCCATCCTCACCAACCAGAACCTGGCGGGTCCGCTGAGCCTGGGCCCCGTGCTGGCCCCCCACTCCGGGACCCACAGCGCGGCCCACATCCTCTCGGCCGCCCCCATCCAGGTGGGCCAGCCGGCGCTCTTCCAGATGCCCGTGTCACTGGCCGCGGGCAGCCTGCCCACGCAGAGCCAGCCGGCGCCCACCGGCCCCGCTGCCACTACCGTCCTCCAGGGGGTCACCCTGCCCCCCAGCGCCGTGGCCATGCTCAACGCCCCTGATGGGCTGGTGCAGCCGGCCACCCCTGCCGCCGCCGGAGAGGCCGCGCCTGTCCTCGCCGTGCAGACGGCCCCCCAGGCGCCGCCGGCGGTCAGCACCCCACTGCCTTTGGGCCTCCAGCCGCCGCCGCCTGcgcagcagcagccacagcagcagcagccgccgccgcccccgcaggCCCCTACCCCTCAGGCCACCGCACCGCCTCAGGCCaccaccccccagcccagcccaggcctggcGTCCAGCCCCGAGAAGATCGTCCTGGGACAGCCGCCCTCTGCCGCCACCACGGCCATCCTCACTCAGGACTCCCTGCAGATGTTCCTGCCTCAG GAGAGGAGCCAGCAGCCCCTCTCTGCAGACGGGCCCCACCTCTCCGTGCCCGCCTCGGTCATAGTCAGCGCCCCGCCTCCCGCCCAAGACCCAGCCCCGAGCACCCCCATCGCCAAAGGAGCTGGCCTCGGCCCTCAGGCCCCCGACAGCCAGGCTTCCCCAGCGCCGGCCCCCCAG atCCCGGCAGCGGCTCCACTGAAGGGCCCAGGCCCCTCCTCGTCCCCGTCACTACCTCACCAAGCCCCTCTGGGAGacagcccccacctgccctccccacaTCCCGCCAGGCCTCCCTCCCGCCCACCCTCCCGACCCcactcccgccctccctcccagccccagagCTTATCTCGTCCGCCCTCAGAGCCCACCCTGcacccttgccccccaccccaggcaccccccaccctgcctggcATCTTTGTCATCCAGAACCAGCTGGGGGTCCCCCCGCCTGCCAgcaccccagcccccactgccccgggccccccccaaccccccctgcgccccccatcccagcccccagAGGGGCCGctgcccccagctccccaccttcctcccgcCTCCACCTCCTCTGGCGCGGCCTCCACGGATACGTCCACCAGGCTGCCAGCCCCTACGCCAGCTGACTTCCAGCTCCAGTTTCCGCCTGGCCAGGGGCCCCACAAGTCCCCCACGCCCCCTCCGACCCTCCACCTGCTCCCTGAGCCCGCAGCGCCCCCCCCACCGCCTCCTCGGACCTTCCAGATGGTGACCACCCCTTTCCCGGCGCTGTCCCAGCCGAAGGCTCTGCTCGAGAGATTTCACCAG GTGCCGTCCGGGATCATCCTCCAGAACAAGGCCGGGGGAGCCCCCGCCACCCCGCAGACCTCCGCCAACCTGGGGCCTCTCGCCAGCCCCACCGCCTCTGTGCTGGTCGGCGGGCAGGCCCCATCCGGGACCCCCGCTGCCCCCAGCCATCCCCCTGCCCCGGCACCCGTGGCTACCGCAG gcctccctcctctgcttcctgccGAGAGCAAAGCTTTTGCCAGCAACCTCCCGACCCTGAGCGTGGCCAAGGCGGCTGTGGCTGGACCGGGGAAATCCTCTGGGCTGCAG TATGAGAGCAAGATGAGCAGCCTGAAGAAACCCCCCACGCTTCAGCCCAGTAAGGAAGCCTG TTTTCTGGAACATTTGCACAAACATCAGGGCTCCGTCCTACACCCTGACTACAAGACGGCCTTCCCCTCCTTCGAAGATGCTCTGCATCGCCTCCTGCCCTACCATGTCTACCAgggtgccctcccctcccccaacgaCTACCACAAAG TGGATGAGGAGTTTGAGACGGTCTCCACGCAGCTGCTGAAACGCACCCAGGCCATGCTCAACAAATACCGCCTCCTGCTCCTGGAGGAGTCCCGG AGGGTGAGCCCCTCCGCGGAGATGGTAATGATCGACCGAATGTTCATTCAGGAGGAGAAGACCACCCTTGCCTTGGACAAACAACTGGCCAAGGAGAAGCCCg ACGAGTATGTGTCTTCCTCCCGCTCGCTTGGCCTCCCCATCGCTGCCTCTTCCGAGGGACACCGGCTCCCTGGCCACGGCCCACCGCCCTCCTCGGCGTCGGGGgcccccgcgcagccccctctgcacctGCCAACCAAGCTGGTGATTCGGCACGGGGGGGCGGGCGGCTCCCCTTCCGTGACCTGGGCGCGGGCgtcctcctccctgtcctcctcctcgtcctcctccgcCGCCTCCTCCCTGGACGCCGATGAGGACGGCCCCATGCCCTCGCGCAACCGCCCCCCCATCAAGACCTACGAGGCGCGCAGCCGCATCGGCCTCAAGCTCAAGATCAAGCAGGAAGCCGGGCTCAGCAAGGTCGTCCACAACACCGCCCTGGACCCCGTGcaccagcccccgccccccgccgccctcaAGGCCGCcgagcccccgccccggcccccgccgccgccccccgcgcccggccAGATGAACGGCACAGTGGACcacccgccgcccgccgccgccgacCGCAAGCCCCCGGCCCTGGCCCCCCACTGCCCCCGGCTGCCCCTGCGGAAGACGTACCGCGAGAACGTGGAGGCCctgggcggcggggccggggagggggccggggccggggcgggggcgggggccgccagAGCCCGGGGAGGCAGCCCGGCGCCGCTGCCCACCAAAGTGGACGAGGCCACCAGCGGGCTGATCCGCGAGCTGGCGGCGGTGGAGGACGAGCTGTACCAGCGCATGCTGAAGGGCGCGCCCCCGGAGCCCGCGGCCGGCGCGGGGCAGGGCAGCGGCAG
- the BICRA gene encoding BRD4-interacting chromatin-remodeling complex-associated protein isoform X2, which translates to MDDEDGRCLLDVICDPQALNDFLHGSEKLDGDDLLDNPGEAQSAFYEGPGLHVQEASGNHLSPEPTQPAPSVDLDFLEDAILGSPAAGGGGGGGGGADQPCDILQQSLQEANITEQTLEAEAELDLGPFQLPTLQPADGGAGPAGAGGAAAVAAGPQALFPGGTDLLGLQAPPTVLTHQALVPPQDVVNKALSVQPFLQPVGLGNVTLQPIPGLQGLPNGSPGGATAATLGLAPIQVVGQPVMALNPPTSQLLAKQVPVSGYLASAAGPSEPVTLASAGVSPQGAGLVIQKNLPTAVATTLNGNSVFGGAGAATAAASGAPSGQPLAVAPGLGTSPLVPAPNVILHRTPTPIQPKPAGVLPPKLYQLTPKPFAPAGTTLTIQGEAGGLPQQPKAPQNLTFMAAGKAGQNVVLSGFPAPALPANVFKQPPATTTGAAPPQPPGALSKPMSVHLLNQGSSIVIPAQHMLPGQNQFLLPGAPAVQLPQTLSALPTNVGGQILAAAAPHAGGQLIANPILTNQNLAGPLSLGPVLAPHSGTHSAAHILSAAPIQVGQPALFQMPVSLAAGSLPTQSQPAPTGPAATTVLQGVTLPPSAVAMLNAPDGLVQPATPAAAGEAAPVLAVQTAPQAPPAVSTPLPLGLQPPPPAQQQPQQQQPPPPPQAPTPQATAPPQATTPQPSPGLASSPEKIVLGQPPSAATTAILTQDSLQMFLPQERSQQPLSADGPHLSVPASVIVSAPPPAQDPAPSTPIAKGAGLGPQAPDSQASPAPAPQIPAAAPLKGPGPSSSPSLPHQAPLGDSPHLPSPHPARPPSRPPSRPHSRPPSQPQSLSRPPSEPTLHPCPPPQAPPTLPGIFVIQNQLGVPPPASTPAPTAPGPPQPPLRPPSQPPEGPLPPAPHLPPASTSSGAASTDTSTRLPAPTPADFQLQFPPGQGPHKSPTPPPTLHLLPEPAAPPPPPPRTFQMVTTPFPALSQPKALLERFHQVPSGIILQNKAGGAPATPQTSANLGPLASPTASVLVGGQAPSGTPAAPSHPPAPAPVATAGLPPLLPAESKAFASNLPTLSVAKAAVAGPGKSSGLQYESKMSSLKKPPTLQPSKEACFLEHLHKHQGSVLHPDYKTAFPSFEDALHRLLPYHVYQGALPSPNDYHKVDEEFETVSTQLLKRTQAMLNKYRLLLLEESRRVSPSAEMVMIDRMFIQEEKTTLALDKQLAKEKPDEYVSSSRSLGLPIAASSEGHRLPGHGPPPSSASGAPAQPPLHLPTKLVIRHGGAGGSPSVTWARASSSLSSSSSSSAASSLDADEDGPMPSRNRPPIKTYEARSRIGLKLKIKQEAGLSKVVHNTALDPVHQPPPPAALKAAEPPPRPPPPPPAPGQMNGTVDHPPPAAADRKPPALAPHCPRLPLRKTYRENVEALGGGAGEGAGAGAGAGAARARGGSPAPLPTKVDEATSGLIRELAAVEDELYQRMLKGAPPEPAAGAGQGSGSRDPGWEAPPAKRRKSESPDVDQASFSSDSPQDDTLTEHLQSAIDSILNLQQAPGRTPAPPYPHAAPTAVPPASPSPLHRPEAYPPSSHNGGLGARTLNR; encoded by the exons ATGGATGATGAGGATGGGAGATGCTTACTAGACGTGATTTG TGACCCTCAGGCCCTCAATGACTTCTTACATGGATCCGAGAAG CTCGATGGTGATGACCTCCTGGATAATCCCGGGGAGGCCCAAAGTGCCTTCTATGAAGGTCCTGGG CTCCATGTGCAAGAAGCTTCTGGCAACCACTTGAGCCCAGAGCCCACGCAGCCAGCCCCCAGCGTGGACCTAGACTTCCTGGAAGATGCGATCCTGGGCTCGCCTGCCgcagggggcggcggcgggggtggTGGAGGCGCCGACCAGCCCTGCGACATCCTCCAGCAGAGCCTCCAAGAGGCCAATATCACTGAGCAGACACTTGAGGCCGAGGCCGAGCTGGACCTGGGCCCCTTCCAGCTGCCCACCCTCCAGCCCGCCGATGGTGGAGCAGGCCCGGCCGGCGCTGGTGGGGCCGCTGCCGTGGCCGCTGGGCCCCAGGCCCTGTTCCCGGGCGGCACCGacctgctggggctgcaggcccCGCCCACCGTGCTGACCCACCAGGCCTTGGTGCCACCCCAGGACGTGGTCAACAAAGCCCTGAGCGTCCAGCCCTTCCTGCAGCCCGTGGGCCTGGGCAATGTGACCCTGCAGcccatcccgggcctccagggccTGCCCAACGGCAGTCCCGGGGGCGCCACGGCGGCCACGCTCGGCCTGGCGCCCATCCAGGTGGTGGGCCAGCCCGTCATGGCACTCAACCCGCCCACCTCCCAGCTCCTGGCCAAGCAGGTGCCCGTCAGCGGCTATCTGGCCTCGGCGGCCGGCCCCTCGGAGCCGGTGACCCTGGCATCGGCCGGCGTCTCGCCCCAGGGGGCCGGCCTGGTCATTCAGAAGAACCTCCCCACCGCCGTGGCCACCACGCTCAATGGGAACTCGGTGTTCGGAGGGGCGGGAGCTGCCACGGCGGCGGCCAGCGGGGCGCCCTCGGGGCAGCCGCTGGCGGTGGCCCCCGGCCTCGGCACTTCGCCGCTGGTTCCGGCGCCCAACGTGATCCTGCATCGCACGCCCACGCCCATCCAGCCCAAGCCTGCCGGCGTGCTGCCCCCCAAGCTCTACCAGCTGACACCCAAGCCGTTCGCCCCCGCGGGCACCACACTCACCATCCAGGGCGAGGCCGGGGGCCTCCCGCAGCAGCCCAAGGCCCCCCAGAACCTGACTTTCATGGCAGCGGGCAAGGCCGGCCAGAACGTGGTGCTGTCGGGCTTCCCCGCGCCTGCCCTGCCGGCCAATGTCTTCAAGCAGCCTCCGGCCACCACGACGGGCGCCGCCCCGCCGCAGCCCCCCGGGGCCCTGAGCAAGCCCATGAGCGTCCACCTGTTGAACCAGGGCAGCAGCATCGTCATCCCCGCCCAGCACATGCTGCCGGGCCAGAACCAGTTCCTGCTGCCCGGCGCGCCCGCTGTCCAGCTCCCCCAGACGCTCTCGGCCCTGCCCACCAATGTCGGGGGGCAGATCCTGGCGGCCGCGGCCCCCCACGCGGGCGGACAGCTCATCGCAAACCCCATCCTCACCAACCAGAACCTGGCGGGTCCGCTGAGCCTGGGCCCCGTGCTGGCCCCCCACTCCGGGACCCACAGCGCGGCCCACATCCTCTCGGCCGCCCCCATCCAGGTGGGCCAGCCGGCGCTCTTCCAGATGCCCGTGTCACTGGCCGCGGGCAGCCTGCCCACGCAGAGCCAGCCGGCGCCCACCGGCCCCGCTGCCACTACCGTCCTCCAGGGGGTCACCCTGCCCCCCAGCGCCGTGGCCATGCTCAACGCCCCTGATGGGCTGGTGCAGCCGGCCACCCCTGCCGCCGCCGGAGAGGCCGCGCCTGTCCTCGCCGTGCAGACGGCCCCCCAGGCGCCGCCGGCGGTCAGCACCCCACTGCCTTTGGGCCTCCAGCCGCCGCCGCCTGcgcagcagcagccacagcagcagcagccgccgccgcccccgcaggCCCCTACCCCTCAGGCCACCGCACCGCCTCAGGCCaccaccccccagcccagcccaggcctggcGTCCAGCCCCGAGAAGATCGTCCTGGGACAGCCGCCCTCTGCCGCCACCACGGCCATCCTCACTCAGGACTCCCTGCAGATGTTCCTGCCTCAG GAGAGGAGCCAGCAGCCCCTCTCTGCAGACGGGCCCCACCTCTCCGTGCCCGCCTCGGTCATAGTCAGCGCCCCGCCTCCCGCCCAAGACCCAGCCCCGAGCACCCCCATCGCCAAAGGAGCTGGCCTCGGCCCTCAGGCCCCCGACAGCCAGGCTTCCCCAGCGCCGGCCCCCCAG atCCCGGCAGCGGCTCCACTGAAGGGCCCAGGCCCCTCCTCGTCCCCGTCACTACCTCACCAAGCCCCTCTGGGAGacagcccccacctgccctccccacaTCCCGCCAGGCCTCCCTCCCGCCCACCCTCCCGACCCcactcccgccctccctcccagccccagagCTTATCTCGTCCGCCCTCAGAGCCCACCCTGcacccttgccccccaccccaggcaccccccaccctgcctggcATCTTTGTCATCCAGAACCAGCTGGGGGTCCCCCCGCCTGCCAgcaccccagcccccactgccccgggccccccccaaccccccctgcgccccccatcccagcccccagAGGGGCCGctgcccccagctccccaccttcctcccgcCTCCACCTCCTCTGGCGCGGCCTCCACGGATACGTCCACCAGGCTGCCAGCCCCTACGCCAGCTGACTTCCAGCTCCAGTTTCCGCCTGGCCAGGGGCCCCACAAGTCCCCCACGCCCCCTCCGACCCTCCACCTGCTCCCTGAGCCCGCAGCGCCCCCCCCACCGCCTCCTCGGACCTTCCAGATGGTGACCACCCCTTTCCCGGCGCTGTCCCAGCCGAAGGCTCTGCTCGAGAGATTTCACCAG GTGCCGTCCGGGATCATCCTCCAGAACAAGGCCGGGGGAGCCCCCGCCACCCCGCAGACCTCCGCCAACCTGGGGCCTCTCGCCAGCCCCACCGCCTCTGTGCTGGTCGGCGGGCAGGCCCCATCCGGGACCCCCGCTGCCCCCAGCCATCCCCCTGCCCCGGCACCCGTGGCTACCGCAG gcctccctcctctgcttcctgccGAGAGCAAAGCTTTTGCCAGCAACCTCCCGACCCTGAGCGTGGCCAAGGCGGCTGTGGCTGGACCGGGGAAATCCTCTGGGCTGCAG TATGAGAGCAAGATGAGCAGCCTGAAGAAACCCCCCACGCTTCAGCCCAGTAAGGAAGCCTG TTTTCTGGAACATTTGCACAAACATCAGGGCTCCGTCCTACACCCTGACTACAAGACGGCCTTCCCCTCCTTCGAAGATGCTCTGCATCGCCTCCTGCCCTACCATGTCTACCAgggtgccctcccctcccccaacgaCTACCACAAAG TGGATGAGGAGTTTGAGACGGTCTCCACGCAGCTGCTGAAACGCACCCAGGCCATGCTCAACAAATACCGCCTCCTGCTCCTGGAGGAGTCCCGG AGGGTGAGCCCCTCCGCGGAGATGGTAATGATCGACCGAATGTTCATTCAGGAGGAGAAGACCACCCTTGCCTTGGACAAACAACTGGCCAAGGAGAAGCCCg ACGAGTATGTGTCTTCCTCCCGCTCGCTTGGCCTCCCCATCGCTGCCTCTTCCGAGGGACACCGGCTCCCTGGCCACGGCCCACCGCCCTCCTCGGCGTCGGGGgcccccgcgcagccccctctgcacctGCCAACCAAGCTGGTGATTCGGCACGGGGGGGCGGGCGGCTCCCCTTCCGTGACCTGGGCGCGGGCgtcctcctccctgtcctcctcctcgtcctcctccgcCGCCTCCTCCCTGGACGCCGATGAGGACGGCCCCATGCCCTCGCGCAACCGCCCCCCCATCAAGACCTACGAGGCGCGCAGCCGCATCGGCCTCAAGCTCAAGATCAAGCAGGAAGCCGGGCTCAGCAAGGTCGTCCACAACACCGCCCTGGACCCCGTGcaccagcccccgccccccgccgccctcaAGGCCGCcgagcccccgccccggcccccgccgccgccccccgcgcccggccAGATGAACGGCACAGTGGACcacccgccgcccgccgccgccgacCGCAAGCCCCCGGCCCTGGCCCCCCACTGCCCCCGGCTGCCCCTGCGGAAGACGTACCGCGAGAACGTGGAGGCCctgggcggcggggccggggagggggccggggccggggcgggggcgggggccgccagAGCCCGGGGAGGCAGCCCGGCGCCGCTGCCCACCAAAGTGGACGAGGCCACCAGCGGGCTGATCCGCGAGCTGGCGGCGGTGGAGGACGAGCTGTACCAGCGCATGCTGAAGGGCGCGCCCCCGGAGCCCGCGGCCGGCGCGGGGCAGGGCAGCGGCAG